In Clostridium sp. SY8519, one genomic interval encodes:
- a CDS encoding 4Fe-4S dicluster domain-containing protein, with translation MALDAMEHRGGTPEMKGKFGNHIVQYSPEYSLCAGCESCSIICGLTHDGFTGPENCRIKVNLGTRSMMHHILACQQCIDHPCYNACPKKDQAMCIDQETGVVYIEEAECVGCGLCARACVFEPSRISMKKNHDRKKWKAVKCDLCRGRKEGPACIEYCPVRCLGLSEDSLFIEGEASRPDAAEGKLTGGGADAEL, from the coding sequence ATGGCTCTGGACGCAATGGAACACAGGGGAGGAACTCCTGAAATGAAGGGAAAATTCGGCAATCATATCGTACAGTATTCTCCGGAGTATTCCCTCTGCGCCGGCTGCGAAAGCTGTTCGATCATCTGCGGGCTGACGCATGACGGATTTACGGGACCGGAGAACTGCCGCATCAAAGTGAATCTCGGGACCAGATCTATGATGCATCATATTCTGGCATGTCAGCAGTGCATCGATCATCCCTGCTACAATGCATGCCCGAAAAAAGATCAGGCGATGTGCATCGATCAGGAAACAGGAGTGGTATACATAGAAGAAGCGGAATGCGTGGGCTGCGGTCTCTGCGCCCGGGCCTGTGTGTTTGAACCTTCCAGGATTTCCATGAAGAAAAATCATGACCGGAAAAAATGGAAAGCGGTGAAATGTGATTTATGCCGGGGCCGAAAGGAAGGGCCGGCCTGTATCGAATACTGTCCGGTCCGCTGTCTCGGACTGAGTGAAGACTCTCTGTTTATCGAAGGGGAAGCCTCCCGGCCTGATGCGGCAGAAGGAAAACTGACAGGAGGTGGTGCAGATGCCGAATTATGA
- the arsB gene encoding ACR3 family arsenite efflux transporter, with translation MMSNQNKGINTFQKYLSVWVLICMAIGVAVGHFIPAIPDTFGKFQISGISIPVAVLIWVMIYPMMMKVDFQSIQQIGKNPKGLLVTWVINWLIKPFTMYGIAYLFLFVVFQTFISPELATEYLAGAVLLGAAPCTAMVFVWSTLTKGNPAYTVVQVATNDLIILVAFVPIVKFLLGVSNVTVPYSTLFVSIFLFVVIPLAGGILTRMAVVRRKGTEYFERTFIHKFDNATTAGLLLTLVIIFSSQAEVILSNPLHILLIAVPLIIQTFFIFFLAYGACKRLKLPHTIAAPAAMIGASNFFELAVAVAIALFGTTSPAALATTVGVLTEVPVMLMLVRIANKTKGRF, from the coding sequence GTGATGAGCAATCAAAACAAAGGCATAAATACATTTCAGAAGTATCTTTCCGTGTGGGTGCTGATCTGTATGGCCATAGGAGTAGCGGTCGGACATTTTATTCCGGCCATTCCTGACACATTTGGAAAGTTTCAGATTTCCGGGATTTCGATTCCTGTAGCTGTTCTGATCTGGGTTATGATCTATCCAATGATGATGAAGGTGGATTTCCAAAGTATCCAACAGATTGGAAAGAATCCGAAAGGGCTTTTGGTCACCTGGGTGATCAACTGGCTGATCAAGCCCTTTACCATGTATGGGATCGCGTATCTGTTTTTGTTTGTTGTGTTTCAGACGTTCATTTCACCGGAACTGGCAACGGAGTATCTGGCCGGCGCGGTGCTTCTGGGCGCGGCTCCATGTACGGCGATGGTATTTGTGTGGAGTACACTTACCAAAGGAAATCCGGCGTATACGGTCGTGCAGGTGGCAACCAATGACCTTATTATCCTGGTGGCTTTTGTGCCAATCGTAAAGTTCCTTCTGGGCGTTTCCAATGTGACAGTTCCATATAGCACACTGTTTGTCAGCATTTTTCTGTTTGTCGTGATTCCGCTTGCGGGCGGTATCTTAACCAGGATGGCAGTCGTAAGGCGCAAGGGCACAGAGTACTTTGAACGTACGTTTATCCACAAGTTTGACAATGCGACGACGGCAGGCCTGCTGCTGACACTGGTAATTATCTTCAGCTCCCAGGCAGAGGTGATTCTGTCCAATCCGCTCCATATTCTTCTGATCGCGGTGCCGCTGATCATTCAGACTTTCTTTATTTTCTTTCTGGCTTATGGAGCATGCAAGCGATTGAAACTGCCGCATACGATTGCGGCTCCGGCAGCGATGATTGGCGCGTCAAATTTCTTTGAACTTGCGGTAGCTGTGGCGATCGCGCTTTTCGGAACGACAAGTCCGGCTGCGCTTGCCACGACGGTAGGCGTCCTGACGGAGGTGCCGGTGATGCTGATGCTCGTGCGGATCGCGAATAAAACGAAGGGAAGGTTTTGA
- a CDS encoding aldehyde ferredoxin oxidoreductase N-terminal domain-containing protein, giving the protein MPNYDINDILNQPDNQMHLYGYCGKIVRINLTTQKISYVNTYKYVPKYIGGRILINRIFWDEVKPGAGAFDEENKFIYMTGPSTGTGIPASGRSAACSVGASINPEQYCWGNIGGWFATELKYAGYDGFIIEGKAQKPTYLKIEDDKIEFLPADDLWGLRVHQTQQKLEEEHGHFFKSMVIGPAGENLVRIATITTSNDCVFGKGGFGAVWGSKNLKAVTVHGTGVVAPADIEHLKYLRLHMNHPYMRPSPVLHCDEIGVPGAEFKVKYDRGNVACSPGCNQHCNALLLNGKSAFGKERQNHIEKCVSICTFVYQTDIPGSVGMFWPTKQNYVAPCKLLSREFPEPDFSDPDFEGQAQVIPPDILNFWSADYDRGTIVNDLCNEYGIDKWEVVIWIMTWLSMCKQEHLLDDTDLGCGMPVDVENEQFMRTFLTNLVYRKGRYGDLFAEGMSRAIRRLGYDRFSESIYHNRYSQVLNNQRIDLPVSLEAAWGQAVHWQGRGYEGAIDKPTWLAMNLMDMLSTRDALTVEHFHCKYEYHDKALKDPYHCPEVIDAVNHSQNCADIKDSVMSCEWQSPDLWWPSMEAEMYSTATGYHMSAEELNDAASRSRLLFRAILIRNYGRTRRKEMEQIWRIIRVPDSWNEIADWEQWNEFVDMYYESRGWDLETGWPYRETYEKYGLKDVADEMEQLGYLPKRPEKRWHDYGEAPFVQFEENRKKEGAAIE; this is encoded by the coding sequence ATGCCGAATTATGATATCAATGATATTTTAAATCAGCCGGACAATCAGATGCATTTATACGGATACTGCGGGAAAATTGTCCGCATCAACCTGACAACGCAGAAAATCAGTTATGTAAATACCTACAAATATGTGCCGAAATATATCGGCGGAAGGATCCTGATAAACCGGATTTTCTGGGATGAAGTGAAACCGGGAGCCGGCGCGTTTGACGAAGAGAACAAGTTTATCTACATGACCGGCCCTTCGACAGGAACAGGTATTCCGGCCAGCGGGCGAAGCGCTGCCTGCAGCGTAGGCGCCAGTATCAATCCGGAGCAGTACTGCTGGGGCAATATCGGCGGATGGTTTGCCACGGAGCTGAAATATGCCGGGTATGACGGCTTTATTATTGAAGGAAAGGCGCAAAAACCGACCTACCTGAAAATCGAAGATGACAAGATAGAATTTCTTCCTGCGGATGATCTCTGGGGACTGCGTGTTCATCAGACCCAGCAGAAGCTGGAAGAGGAACACGGGCATTTCTTTAAATCAATGGTCATAGGACCGGCAGGCGAAAATCTGGTCCGCATCGCTACCATAACCACCAGCAATGACTGTGTATTTGGAAAAGGCGGGTTCGGGGCAGTCTGGGGCAGCAAAAACCTCAAGGCGGTCACCGTTCATGGAACGGGAGTGGTGGCTCCGGCTGACATTGAGCATCTGAAATACCTCCGTCTGCATATGAACCATCCGTACATGCGGCCGTCGCCGGTTCTGCACTGTGATGAGATCGGCGTGCCCGGGGCAGAGTTTAAAGTGAAGTATGACCGCGGAAATGTGGCCTGCAGCCCCGGGTGCAACCAGCACTGCAACGCGCTTCTGCTTAATGGGAAAAGCGCCTTTGGAAAAGAGCGTCAGAATCATATTGAGAAATGTGTCAGCATCTGCACCTTTGTCTATCAGACAGATATTCCAGGAAGTGTGGGAATGTTCTGGCCCACAAAACAGAACTATGTTGCGCCCTGTAAGCTCCTGAGCAGAGAGTTTCCGGAACCGGATTTTTCTGATCCGGATTTTGAGGGACAGGCCCAGGTAATTCCGCCGGATATCCTGAATTTCTGGAGCGCGGATTATGACCGGGGAACCATTGTCAACGATCTCTGCAATGAATATGGAATCGATAAGTGGGAAGTGGTCATCTGGATAATGACCTGGCTTTCCATGTGTAAGCAGGAACATCTGCTGGATGACACCGATCTGGGCTGCGGCATGCCGGTAGATGTGGAAAATGAGCAGTTCATGCGGACGTTTCTTACCAATCTTGTGTATCGGAAGGGTAGATACGGGGATCTTTTTGCGGAGGGAATGTCAAGAGCCATCCGGAGGCTTGGATACGACCGTTTCAGTGAAAGCATCTATCATAACCGGTATTCCCAGGTGCTGAACAACCAGAGAATCGATCTTCCCGTGAGCCTGGAGGCGGCCTGGGGACAAGCTGTGCACTGGCAGGGCAGAGGCTATGAAGGGGCCATTGACAAACCCACCTGGCTTGCGATGAATCTGATGGATATGCTTTCCACGCGGGATGCGCTGACTGTAGAGCATTTTCACTGCAAATATGAATATCATGACAAGGCGCTGAAGGATCCTTATCACTGTCCGGAAGTAATTGACGCAGTCAATCACAGCCAGAACTGCGCGGATATCAAGGACTCCGTGATGAGCTGTGAATGGCAGAGTCCGGATTTGTGGTGGCCGTCGATGGAAGCTGAGATGTACAGCACGGCTACCGGTTATCACATGTCAGCGGAAGAACTGAATGACGCGGCCAGTCGTTCCAGACTGCTTTTCCGGGCGATCCTGATCCGCAATTACGGACGGACAAGACGCAAAGAAATGGAACAGATCTGGCGGATCATCCGTGTCCCGGATTCCTGGAATGAGATTGCGGACTGGGAACAGTGGAATGAATTTGTGGACATGTATTATGAAAGCAGGGGCTGGGACCTGGAAACCGGCTGGCCTTACCGCGAGACCTACGAAAAATACGGACTCAAGGATGTGGCGGATGAAATGGAGCAGCTGGGATACCTGCCAAAGCGACCGGAAAAACGCTGGCATGATTACGGGGAAGCTCCATTTGTACAGTTCGAAGAGAACCGGAAAAAAGAAGGGGCAGCCATTGAGTAG
- a CDS encoding MFS transporter: MGAQNRSKGYRWVILILFVFGTMVLNFGSLIFASRPMDVEKMYGITQAQLTAVATVSQLPGALFSVVLGNYMDRKGVRKVTAVMLALAAVCMIWRAFAGNFILLFILTFAAGALYLPINVGAPKSIGAWFLPEQMGTAIGIYGAAAGVGTTLAFGIGNLFRSTRNAFIFIAVLYVVMFVLWLILGRENPVPEGMEGKEAPRAPKGAFRKVARSRNMWMVLICGGLAVGAALLLNTYLVAAFIGKGLSPSASSLVATLLNISLVIGGVLSGMLVSKVGRFNIPYFFICILGGVLYFIAYLAPIGPQTFVLVILGGLIVSGSIGVNMARIPLLPLTGDFGPECVGTASGMNNTSVGVCAFVLPTIVATCLQNNYTGIFLIFLIFMIICAVVGGILLPELGVRGKLAGQASGVKENAEGR, translated from the coding sequence ATGGGAGCACAAAACAGAAGCAAAGGTTATCGATGGGTTATTCTGATACTGTTTGTATTTGGAACAATGGTCCTGAACTTTGGAAGTCTGATATTTGCATCCAGACCTATGGATGTGGAGAAAATGTACGGAATTACGCAGGCGCAGCTGACAGCTGTTGCAACGGTCAGTCAGCTGCCCGGCGCCCTGTTCAGTGTGGTTTTGGGAAATTACATGGATCGGAAAGGCGTACGAAAGGTTACAGCTGTTATGCTGGCACTTGCTGCGGTCTGCATGATCTGGCGTGCATTTGCGGGAAATTTCATACTTTTGTTTATTCTTACATTTGCGGCAGGCGCGTTATATCTCCCGATTAATGTGGGGGCGCCGAAGAGCATTGGCGCATGGTTTCTGCCGGAACAGATGGGAACCGCAATCGGTATTTACGGGGCAGCAGCGGGCGTAGGTACTACGCTTGCGTTTGGTATCGGTAATCTGTTCCGTTCTACCAGAAACGCATTTATTTTTATTGCAGTACTGTATGTAGTCATGTTTGTGCTGTGGCTGATTCTTGGAAGAGAGAATCCGGTGCCGGAAGGCATGGAAGGCAAGGAAGCGCCGCGGGCGCCGAAAGGAGCCTTCCGGAAGGTGGCACGGAGCAGAAATATGTGGATGGTACTGATCTGCGGCGGCCTTGCGGTAGGCGCGGCGCTTCTGCTGAACACATATCTGGTAGCGGCTTTTATCGGAAAAGGACTGAGTCCTTCCGCATCCAGTCTGGTGGCGACACTTCTGAATATTTCACTGGTCATCGGCGGAGTATTATCCGGCATGCTGGTTTCAAAGGTCGGCCGTTTTAACATTCCGTATTTTTTCATCTGCATACTGGGCGGCGTTTTATATTTTATCGCATATCTGGCGCCGATTGGCCCGCAGACCTTTGTACTGGTTATTCTGGGCGGACTGATCGTATCCGGATCCATCGGCGTAAATATGGCAAGAATTCCGCTTTTACCGCTTACCGGAGATTTCGGCCCGGAATGTGTCGGAACCGCATCCGGCATGAACAATACATCGGTGGGTGTCTGTGCATTCGTGCTGCCGACGATTGTAGCCACCTGTCTCCAGAATAATTACACGGGAATCTTCCTCATTTTCCTGATCTTTATGATTATCTGCGCGGTTGTGGGAGGCATTCTGCTTCCGGAACTTGGTGTCAGGGGAAAGCTCGCCGGGCAGGCATCCGGTGTGAAGGAAAATGCTGAAGGAAGGTAA
- a CDS encoding metalloregulator ArsR/SmtB family transcription factor, protein MGLREDVKKIKALTDENRLAIMLALQHGEKCGCDLLEELNITQPTLSHHMKILADSGLVDYYKEGKWMHYSISADGVRKFREMIASYARCDCETDSSISCGCKGKK, encoded by the coding sequence ATGGGACTCAGAGAAGATGTAAAAAAAATAAAGGCACTCACAGATGAGAACCGACTCGCCATTATGCTGGCCCTCCAGCACGGGGAGAAATGCGGCTGTGATCTGCTGGAGGAGCTGAATATCACACAGCCGACGCTTTCCCATCATATGAAAATCCTTGCAGACAGTGGACTTGTGGATTATTACAAAGAGGGAAAATGGATGCATTATTCCATCTCGGCAGATGGCGTCAGGAAGTTCCGGGAAATGATTGCATCCTACGCGAGATGTGACTGTGAAACAGACAGCAGCATATCCTGCGGATGCAAGGGAAAAAAATAA
- a CDS encoding ABC transporter ATP-binding protein: MEILRAENLSKVYGKGNNRVTALDNVSFSIEKGQFVSIIGPSGSGKSTLLHMLGGVDRPTAGKIFLNGQDVYARNDEQLAIFRRRQVGLIYQFYNLIPELDVEENIALPLLMDGRTPDPKALEEMIETLGLKERRHNLPNQLSGGQEQRVSIGRALITAPAVVLADEPTGNLDSVNSQEIINLLKASNRRFNQTLIVITHDEEIALQADRMLVIEDGRIVKDESLRR; this comes from the coding sequence ATGGAAATACTTCGCGCGGAAAATCTTTCCAAGGTATACGGCAAAGGAAACAACCGGGTGACGGCGCTGGACAACGTCTCTTTTTCCATTGAAAAGGGGCAGTTTGTAAGCATTATCGGACCCTCCGGCTCCGGAAAATCCACGCTGCTGCACATGCTCGGCGGTGTGGACCGCCCGACGGCGGGAAAGATCTTCTTAAACGGGCAGGATGTCTACGCGAGAAATGATGAGCAGCTGGCGATTTTCCGCCGCCGGCAGGTGGGGCTGATCTACCAGTTTTACAATCTGATCCCGGAACTGGATGTGGAAGAAAACATTGCACTGCCGCTGCTGATGGACGGCAGGACGCCGGATCCGAAGGCGCTGGAAGAGATGATCGAGACACTGGGGCTGAAAGAAAGAAGGCACAATCTGCCCAACCAGCTGTCCGGCGGGCAGGAACAGAGGGTTTCCATCGGCAGGGCGCTGATTACAGCGCCTGCTGTCGTGCTGGCCGATGAGCCGACGGGAAATCTGGATTCGGTAAACAGCCAGGAGATCATTAACCTTCTGAAAGCGTCCAACCGGCGTTTCAATCAGACACTGATTGTCATTACCCATGATGAAGAGATTGCCCTTCAGGCAGACCGGATGCTGGTCATTGAAGACGGCAGGATCGTAAAAGATGAGAGTTTAAGGAGGTAG
- a CDS encoding MazG-like protein: protein MTLQDVNKQSAEIRKRYHELEKQIHGSTWSVEEDALAFLTDAALVGRLVMDRQGRWPSDDRGMLPSKIGECVWWLSVLAERMELSFEDCVKNFLEERLSSLT from the coding sequence ATGACACTTCAGGATGTAAATAAACAATCAGCAGAAATAAGAAAACGGTATCATGAGTTGGAAAAACAGATACATGGTTCGACATGGTCGGTAGAGGAAGATGCTTTGGCTTTTTTGACCGATGCGGCCTTAGTTGGCCGGTTGGTAATGGACAGGCAGGGGCGCTGGCCAAGTGACGATAGGGGGATGCTCCCTTCAAAAATCGGTGAATGCGTCTGGTGGCTTTCTGTTCTTGCGGAAAGAATGGAGTTGAGTTTTGAAGATTGTGTAAAAAATTTTCTTGAAGAGAGGCTTTCTTCTCTCACATGA
- a CDS encoding response regulator transcription factor: MTTILLVEDDPSIVKSLKEFLSVQDMQVTCASGQKEAFRKLEQASYDLILLDITLPDGSGYSICNAVKETYGTPVIFLTASGDENSVVTGFDLGADDYIAKPFRPRELLSRIRNVLRRCHPETNIQRVRDLTVDLDGARVSKNGQEILLSGMEYRLLGIFLDNRGRILSRQQLLEAAWDFAGDFVNDNTLSVYIKRLREKIETDPQNPVIITTVRGLGYRMD, encoded by the coding sequence ATGACAACAATACTGCTGGTGGAAGATGACCCATCCATCGTAAAATCACTGAAGGAATTTCTGTCTGTGCAGGATATGCAGGTGACCTGTGCTTCCGGGCAGAAGGAGGCCTTCCGAAAACTGGAACAGGCGTCCTATGACCTGATTCTTTTAGATATCACGCTTCCGGACGGAAGCGGGTATTCCATCTGCAATGCGGTGAAGGAGACCTATGGGACACCGGTGATTTTCCTGACGGCCTCCGGGGATGAAAACAGTGTGGTGACAGGATTTGATCTGGGCGCCGATGACTATATTGCAAAGCCCTTCCGGCCGCGGGAACTCCTTTCCCGAATCCGGAATGTGCTGCGGCGCTGCCATCCGGAGACCAATATCCAGCGTGTCAGGGATCTGACCGTAGACCTGGACGGGGCCCGGGTATCGAAAAACGGACAGGAGATTCTGCTGTCGGGAATGGAGTACCGGCTTTTGGGAATCTTTCTGGACAACCGGGGCAGGATTCTGTCCCGGCAGCAGCTGCTGGAGGCGGCCTGGGATTTTGCGGGAGATTTCGTAAATGACAACACCCTCTCTGTGTATATCAAAAGACTGCGGGAAAAGATTGAAACGGATCCCCAGAATCCGGTGATTATCACTACTGTACGCGGCCTCGGCTATCGAATGGACTGA
- a CDS encoding SDR family oxidoreductase, translating into MGRMDEKIAVVTGVGSGIGQAIATMFAEEGAKIVGADFDAAAGQKTIDAICAKGGEAVFVETNLRKKEDVQRLHDVTMETYGGITTLANCAGVLVHGGFLDHTDKDYDFISETNYRAYIWTMQAFLPEMVKENSHGKNSVLNIASISSIKPESGAYFYGGFKAAVDLTTRNLSREFSPQGVRLNVICPGPVMSHMTPKEVLDSKEIQDEMCKTVCSIGRLGQPKDIAYAATYLCSDEATWVTGAHFVIDGGACMMG; encoded by the coding sequence ATGGGAAGAATGGATGAAAAAATTGCGGTTGTTACAGGCGTAGGTTCAGGCATCGGTCAGGCAATTGCCACGATGTTTGCGGAAGAGGGGGCAAAGATCGTCGGCGCTGACTTTGACGCGGCAGCAGGACAGAAAACCATTGACGCGATCTGCGCAAAAGGCGGCGAAGCTGTCTTTGTAGAAACAAATCTTCGGAAAAAAGAGGATGTGCAGAGGCTTCATGATGTGACGATGGAAACCTATGGCGGAATTACTACGCTGGCAAACTGCGCAGGGGTTCTGGTACATGGCGGTTTCCTGGATCATACCGACAAAGACTATGATTTTATCAGTGAGACCAATTACCGGGCATATATCTGGACCATGCAGGCGTTTCTTCCGGAAATGGTGAAAGAAAACAGCCATGGCAAGAATTCCGTTCTGAATATTGCATCGATCTCATCCATCAAACCGGAAAGCGGCGCATATTTTTACGGCGGATTTAAGGCAGCAGTGGATCTGACCACCCGAAATCTCAGCAGGGAGTTTTCACCGCAGGGTGTGCGCCTGAATGTGATCTGCCCCGGACCGGTAATGTCCCATATGACACCGAAAGAGGTGCTGGACAGCAAGGAAATTCAGGATGAAATGTGCAAGACCGTATGTTCCATCGGAAGGCTGGGGCAGCCGAAGGATATTGCCTATGCAGCTACCTATCTCTGCTCGGATGAAGCGACCTGGGTAACCGGCGCGCACTTTGTGATCGACGGCGGTGCCTGCATGATGGGATAA
- a CDS encoding HAMP domain-containing sensor histidine kinase — protein sequence MGKGVSVFSSRRSRMTLLLLLLIAAGSTGILLAFCRKPLPPVIAAAAGAGMILVWYFSVRHFLTEVSALSTNVDQVLRGTSGLSIRNSEEGELSVLAGELEKLTVQLKTEADQRAEEKRKMSQAMADISHQLRTPLTAMNLNADLLMREELRPEARRQQLHEIRRSLSRMENLVEALLKFAKLDAGTITFRQEPVDVRRMVEKSAEALRIPMELKGQELEIAGDAVFCGDMEWSAEAAGNILKNCMEHTPEGGRICVRITDSPIAAVIVIRDSGAGLPAADIPRIFERFYRGRNSSPESVGIGLALAKEIISGQNGTIRAGNSRDPGEPGAVFTIKFYKEVV from the coding sequence ATGGGAAAAGGCGTATCCGTCTTCAGCAGCCGGCGCAGCCGGATGACACTGCTTCTGCTGCTTCTCATTGCGGCCGGGAGCACGGGAATCCTGCTGGCTTTCTGCCGCAAGCCGCTTCCGCCGGTGATTGCAGCGGCGGCCGGTGCAGGAATGATTCTGGTGTGGTACTTTTCGGTCAGACATTTTCTGACAGAAGTGTCTGCGTTAAGCACAAATGTGGACCAGGTGCTCCGGGGAACATCCGGACTGTCCATCCGGAATTCGGAGGAAGGAGAACTGTCTGTTCTGGCGGGAGAGCTGGAGAAGCTGACAGTTCAGCTGAAAACAGAAGCAGATCAGCGGGCAGAGGAAAAAAGGAAAATGAGCCAGGCCATGGCGGATATTTCCCATCAGCTGCGGACGCCCCTGACCGCCATGAATCTGAACGCGGATCTCCTGATGCGGGAGGAACTGCGGCCGGAGGCACGCAGGCAGCAGCTTCACGAAATCCGGAGAAGTCTGTCACGGATGGAAAACCTGGTGGAAGCGCTGTTAAAATTTGCCAAACTGGACGCCGGAACCATTACATTCCGACAGGAACCGGTGGATGTCCGCAGAATGGTGGAAAAGTCGGCGGAGGCGCTGCGGATTCCGATGGAATTAAAGGGACAGGAACTGGAGATCGCCGGGGATGCTGTCTTTTGCGGCGACATGGAATGGAGCGCGGAAGCAGCAGGCAATATTCTGAAAAACTGTATGGAACATACGCCGGAAGGCGGGCGGATCTGTGTCAGAATCACGGATTCTCCCATTGCCGCAGTGATTGTAATACGGGATTCCGGCGCCGGACTTCCGGCTGCGGATATTCCCCGGATTTTTGAACGGTTTTACCGCGGACGGAATTCCTCGCCGGAAAGTGTAGGAATCGGCCTGGCACTGGCGAAGGAGATCATCAGCGGGCAGAACGGGACGATCCGGGCAGGAAATTCCAGGGATCCCGGGGAGCCGGGTGCGGTATTTACCATCAAATTTTACAAAGAAGTAGTTTAA
- a CDS encoding sugar O-acetyltransferase, producing MKEMNCETGEVLQRKMRCSTLTEKYNALPASRQEERAALLKDILGSCGDQVLIKSPFYCTDGIHIHVGSSCVANFGCVFQDAEEIRIGDRCLIGPYTCIYTVNHDLDACRRAQKMIRALPVTIGDDVWIGGNCVILPGVTIGDRAVIGAGSIVTHDIPPGTLWAGNPARKLRDLE from the coding sequence ATGAAAGAGATGAATTGTGAAACTGGGGAAGTGCTGCAGCGAAAAATGCGCTGCAGTACCCTGACAGAAAAATACAATGCGCTTCCGGCTTCCAGGCAGGAAGAACGGGCAGCGCTGCTGAAAGATATTCTCGGAAGCTGCGGGGATCAGGTGCTGATCAAATCGCCGTTTTACTGTACGGATGGAATACATATCCATGTGGGCAGCAGCTGTGTGGCTAATTTCGGCTGTGTATTTCAGGATGCGGAAGAAATACGCATTGGCGACCGCTGTCTGATCGGGCCTTATACCTGCATTTATACGGTGAATCATGACCTGGACGCCTGCAGGCGGGCACAGAAGATGATTCGTGCGCTTCCGGTGACGATCGGGGATGATGTGTGGATCGGCGGAAACTGCGTGATCCTTCCCGGCGTAACGATCGGGGATCGGGCAGTCATCGGCGCCGGAAGCATTGTCACTCATGATATTCCACCCGGAACACTTTGGGCGGGGAATCCGGCAAGGAAGCTTCGGGATCTGGAGTAA
- a CDS encoding LysR family transcriptional regulator — protein sequence MDLQIYRYFVVAAECQNFTQAAEKCYISQTAMSQNMSKLEGTLGFELFRREKRHVTLTPAGRDFYRHTKIMLSRFDKAVQHSRAVAFGNEGTIDIGFPSCVDSLVVMPRLQGFARRHPDIHLNILLMDPVDLQHSLDNEMVDLIVTWKNKMEFEEPVQEQFVGCFPLMAVVGNNHPYAGMGKIAPELLETQEVMMIEWKESSDSYDSYYNLSSSWKQLGVEPASVVLFSKMENLLTQLQIQESIALLPSYVAGNSTGTIRFLELEVEPEKQPQMELVSVYHEKQLNPAMIFLISALSDETIPLQG from the coding sequence ATGGATTTACAGATTTACCGATATTTTGTAGTGGCAGCGGAGTGTCAGAATTTTACGCAGGCAGCGGAAAAATGTTATATTTCGCAGACGGCAATGAGCCAGAACATGAGTAAGCTGGAGGGAACCCTCGGCTTCGAACTGTTCCGCCGGGAAAAAAGGCATGTTACACTGACACCTGCGGGAAGAGACTTTTATCGGCATACAAAAATCATGCTGTCGCGATTTGACAAAGCAGTGCAGCATAGCAGGGCAGTTGCTTTTGGAAATGAAGGAACCATAGACATCGGTTTTCCGAGCTGTGTGGATTCCCTGGTGGTAATGCCGAGGCTGCAGGGGTTTGCAAGACGTCATCCGGATATTCACCTGAACATTCTTTTGATGGATCCGGTAGACCTGCAGCACAGCCTTGACAATGAGATGGTGGATCTGATTGTAACGTGGAAGAACAAGATGGAATTTGAGGAGCCGGTACAGGAACAGTTCGTCGGATGCTTTCCGCTGATGGCGGTTGTTGGAAACAACCATCCGTATGCAGGAATGGGGAAAATTGCCCCGGAGCTTCTGGAGACGCAGGAAGTGATGATGATCGAATGGAAGGAAAGCAGTGACAGTTATGACAGTTATTATAATCTCTCTTCCAGCTGGAAGCAGCTGGGTGTGGAACCGGCGTCTGTAGTGCTGTTCAGCAAGATGGAAAACCTTCTGACCCAGCTTCAGATTCAGGAGTCCATCGCATTGCTGCCGAGCTATGTGGCAGGCAATTCCACCGGGACCATTCGTTTCCTGGAACTGGAAGTGGAGCCGGAAAAACAGCCGCAGATGGAGCTGGTTAGCGTATATCATGAAAAACAGCTGAATCCGGCGATGATCTTTCTGATTTCCGCATTATCAGATGAAACGATTCCGCTGCAGGGATAA